The window GCATGAATGGCGGAATCGATATGCGAAAGATTGCCCTCCGGCTGTCTGGTCTTGCCCTTCTCCTCGGAGCGCAGGGAGCCGCCGCGTACGACTACAACTGCGACCTCACGAACGCAGGCGGCACCACGGCCTACGACATCGCGGTCGTCCTGAGTGGGACCGAGAACATCACCTCGACGTTCGACGGGTATAGCGACGGGTCCTTCCTGCATGGACACTTCCACAACGTCACCCATACGCCGACCGCGGCGGGTGACACGGTCATCCACTGGATGAACATGGAGGGCAATGACTCTCCCATCCCGCCGGGGAAGACCATCCACGTGGGCTGGCAGTCCGAGGACTGCAAGAGCACCATCAAGGACATGTACTGGACGGACAAGTATCACCGCCGCATCCGTGGCAGCGTCGTCCATGACACCAGCCACGGCATCTTCTACCGTGACTCGCGCTGGCCGGTCCTCAACCTGGGCAACTGGCTGGAGACGCGGGTCCCCATCACCGTGCGCAACCTCCGCTTCGCGGTCGTCCCGCGCGCGCTGCCGCTGGCCGCTCTGGCCTCCAACAACCGGGAGCTGGTGGCTTCGCTGCGCCCGGTGTCGGATGCCGCCATCACCCTGGCCCCCGGCCAGGAGGTGAGCGTCGCGATTCCGGCCGCCGTCGAGCCGGACCAGGCCGTGGTCGCCTTCTTCGAGACCGGCCTGGAGGGGTCCGCCGCTCGCGTGGGCAACTTCGTGCAGCAGGTGAACGTCCTCAACGGCCCCTGCTCCTTCCGCGCCATCCCTGCCCCGGTACCGCAGCAGTAGGCGTCTCCGGATGGCGGCGCGTGGAGCCTTCGCGCGCCGCTGCTTCCGGGCAGGGCCTGCTCCTCAGGCCACCACGGCGTGGAGGATGCGCTCGAAGAGCCAGGGGCTCCTGCCCAGCAGGCGCACCACCGGCCGGCGCAGCCTGGGACGGCGGGCCAGCATCAGCAGCGCGTGAGTCGTCCAGGCGTACTTGCGGAACACGCGCTGGAAGCAGCGCTCATACGGCTGCAGCGCGTCGCGCGTGGCACCCTTCGCCAGCGCGTCGGGCAGCAGCGTGCCCAGGGACTCCGCGCAGGTGAAGGCCAGCGACAGGCCCTCGCCCGTCAGCGCGTCCACGTAGCCCGCAGCGTCTCCCACCAGCGCGAAGCGGTCCGCCACCCGCGCCGTGGCCACCCGCGCCAGGGGCCCCGCGCCGCGCACCTGCGAGTCGGGCGTCACGCCCGACAGCCGCTCGGCCAGCCGTGGGAAGCGCGCCAGCAGCGTGTCGAAGCCCACGCGCCCCTCCACCACGCCGTCCTCCCAGAGGAAGGCCAGCCCCACCCTCCGCGCTCCGGCCGGCGTCACGTACGCCTCGACTCCGTCCGCGAAGTGGACCTCCACGTATGGCGTCCACGGTTCCACCTGGAAGTGCCGCCGCAGCCCGAAGCGCCGGGGCCCCGAGCTCTCCACCTCCAGCCCCTCCGCGCGCCGCAGCGGTGAGCCGAGGCCGTCCGCGGCCACCAGCATCCGCGCTTCCACCGGGCCGTCCGGCGTGTCCAGCGTCACGCCGTCTCCGGTGCGCCGGTGGGCGAGCACCTGCGTGCGCTCGCGCAGCTCCACGCCCACGGCGCGTGCACGGGCCACCAGCGCCGAGGCCAGCGCCACGCGACGGACGCCCAGGCCGCCCGGCCCCGGCAGCAGGCCCTCCGCCGTGGTGCCGTCCTCCTGCACGTAGCGGATGCCCACGAACGGCGAGCTCTCCTGGCGGTCCAGCAGCGCCAGCGCGCCCAGCCGGTCCAGCGCCGCGAGGCCGGGGGGCATCAGGCCCTCGCCGCAAGCCTTGTCCACGGGCGCCGTCGCGCGCTCCAGCACCACCGTGTTCAGCCCGCGCGCGGTGGTGGTGATGGCCACGGCCAGCCCGGCGGGGCCGCCTCCCACCACCGCGACGTCGTACCGCTTCACGAGGTGCGCTCCGCTCGTGCCAGGGGCTGCGCGCTGACTCTCAATGCGGATGCCGCCGTGCATCGACTCACTTCCTGCCCTCGCTTCGCACCAGGGGCGGAAGGCTCACCACCACGGATGACGCCGCCGTGCATGGACTCACGCCCTGCCCTCGCTTCGTGCCAGAGGCGGAAAGCCCACCACCACGGATGACGCCGCCGTGCATCGACTCACGTCCTGCCCTCGCTTCGCACCAGGGGCGGGAAGCCCACCACCACGGATGACGCCGCCGTGCATCGACTCACGTCCTGCCCTCGCTTCGCGCCGGGGGCGGAAGGCCCACCACCACGGATGACGCCGCCGTGCATCGACTCACGCCCTGCCCTCGCTTCGTGCCAGGGGCTGCGCGCTGACTCTCAATGCGGATGCCGCCGTGCATCGGCTCACGTCCTGCCCTCGCTTCGTGCCAGAGGCGGAAGGCCCACCACCACGGATGACGCCGCCGTGCATCGACTCACGCCCTGCCCTCGCTTCGTGCCAGAGGCGGAAGGCCCACCACCACGGATGACGCCGCCGTGCATCGACTCACGCCCTGCCCTCGCTTCGTGCCAGGGGCAACGCGCGCCGCCCCTGAGCCCCGCCCTGCGGATGCGCGCCGCCTCACGTGTCGTGCTCCGCCCTCGCCATGGCCAGTGCGCTCTTCGCCATCTCCACCGCCATGCCCACCATGCCGACCTTCTTCGGCGGCGCGAGCTCCCCCGCCAGGTAACGCCGCAGCGCTTCCGCCCGGCGCAGCTTGCCGCTCGACGTGCGTGGCAGCGTCCCCGGCTCCAGCAGCCGCACCGTGTGCGGCCGCACGCCCGTGGCCTCCACCACCGCCGCGCGGATGCGCTCCTCCACCTCCTCACCCGCGTCCGGGCCGGCGCGCTCGGCGAGGATGAGCAGGGCCTCGTCCTCGCCGCCCTCGGGCGTGAAGCCCAGCGCCACCGCGCAGCCCGTGCGCACGCCGTCCACCGACTGCAGCGGCTCCTCGAAGGCCTGTGGCGCGTGGTTCGCCCCGCGGATGATGACCACGTCCTTCGCCCGGCCCGTCAGGTACAGCTCTCCGTCCTCCAGGAAGCCCAGGTCCCCCGTGTCCAGCCACCCATCCGCCGACAACGTCCGGCCCGTCGCCTCCTCATCGCCGAAGTAGCCCGACATCAACGACGGCCCCCGCGCGAACACCCGGCCCACCCGCCGCTCCGGCAGCGCCACGCCCATCCCGTCCCGCACCTCCACCTCGAAGCCCGCCACCGGCGCTCCCACGCTCACCAGCTCCCGCGTCCCCTCCTCCACCCGCGACTCTCGCGCCAGCACTCCCGGGTCCACGCCGAGCGTGCGCGGGCCCCGGGACTCCGGTGGGAAGGCAACGGCCAGCGAGGCCTCCGACAGCCCGTACACCGGACGCAGCGCCCGCGCGGAGAAGCCCCATCGCTCGAAGCGCTGCGCGAAGCGGCGCAGCGTGTCCGCCGACACCGGCTCCGCCCCGTTCAGCGCGTGCTTCCAAGACGACAGGTCCACGCCTTCCAGGTCCGAGTCCTTCACCCGCTTCAGGCACAGGCCATACGCGAAGTTGGGCGCGGGAGAGATGAAGCCCTTGTGCCGCGACATCGCACGCAGCCACAGCGCCGGCCGCGCCAGGAAGACCTCCGGCGGAATCAGCACCAGCTGGCCCGGGTAGTACAGCGCCGACAGCACACAGCCGATGAGCCCCATGTCGTGGTACAGCGGCAGCCAGCTCACCCCCACTGGCGGAGAGTCCGGCCGCAGCGGCATGGCCACCTCCAGCGCCGCCACCTGCGACATCAGCGCCACCTGCGTCAACGCCACCGGCTTCGGGTCCACCGTGGAGCCGGACGAGAACTGGATGAGCCCCAGCGCCTCCGGACGCACGGCCACCTCGTGCTCGTCCTCCCCGCGCGACACCTCGTCCACCGTGAGGCAGCCGAGCCGGGGCCGCGCTCGCTCCACGCTGGGCCCCAGCAGCAGCCGCACCCGCGAGTCCGTCAACACCACCACCGCCCCCGTGAGCTGGAGCATCGGCGCCGTGGAGCGGTGGTACTCCTCCAGCCGCCCCAGCCGCACCGGCGGGTACAGCGGCACCGGCACCGCGCCCGCCAGCAGCGCGCCGAAGAAGGCGTCCATGAAGCCCGGAGACGTGGGCAGCAGCAAGGCCACCCTGTCCCCCTCGCGCACGCCCAGCCGCGCCAGGCCCGCCGCCGTGCGGCGCCCCCGGCGGTAGACCTCCGACCACGGCACCGTGACTTCGCGCTCCGACAGGTCCACGAAGGTGAGCCCCAGGGACGTGGTGCGCGCCGTCTCCGCCAGCGTCGCGTTCACCGTCGCGTGCTTCAGCGCCGGCAGCACCGGCCCGCTCACGCGCGTGCGGCCCACGTCCTTCATGGCCGCACCCGCCGGGAAGCCCGCGCCCTGCGTGCGCGCGCCGCCAGCGTCAGCTCCGTGCCGGGAGGTGCCACCAGGACGGGCGCCCTCACCGGCCACCCCGTTGGAGGCAGCGCCCGTCCCCTCTCCAGGAACCGCTCCCTTCACGGTCGCGCCTCCGCTGCGGCCGCCGCGGCCGGAGTGGCGGCCCGCTGCGCCACCAGTCGCGCCAGGTCCTCCACCGTGCGCACGCCTTGCGCATCCTCCTCGGACAGGCGGATGCGGAAGCGGTTCTCCAGCCCCACCGCCAGCACCGTCAGCCCCAGGCTGTCGAGCTGCAAGTCCCGGATGAGGTCCTGCCGTGCCTCCACCTCCCCCTTCCACTCCAGCTCATCCGCCGCGATGCGACGAATCTCCGCCACCACTTCCAGTTCGGCCTCAGTCACGGCGTACCTCCGGGATGAAGCGGGGACGGTGGGCGAACTCCCGCGCGTATGCGTCGCCGAGCGCCGCCTCCTCCGCGCGGATTCGCACGAAGAGCAGCGCCGCGTTGCCCACCGAGAAGAGAAGGGCCGTCCTCCACGCACCGTGGATGAGCGGCACACACGCCAGCTCCAGCACCACCGCCACGTAGTTGGGATGGCGCAGGAAGCGGTAGGGCCCGCCCGTCAC of the Pyxidicoccus xibeiensis genome contains:
- a CDS encoding acyl carrier protein encodes the protein MTEAELEVVAEIRRIAADELEWKGEVEARQDLIRDLQLDSLGLTVLAVGLENRFRIRLSEEDAQGVRTVEDLARLVAQRAATPAAAAAAEARP
- a CDS encoding fatty acyl-AMP ligase; the encoded protein is MKDVGRTRVSGPVLPALKHATVNATLAETARTTSLGLTFVDLSEREVTVPWSEVYRRGRRTAAGLARLGVREGDRVALLLPTSPGFMDAFFGALLAGAVPVPLYPPVRLGRLEEYHRSTAPMLQLTGAVVVLTDSRVRLLLGPSVERARPRLGCLTVDEVSRGEDEHEVAVRPEALGLIQFSSGSTVDPKPVALTQVALMSQVAALEVAMPLRPDSPPVGVSWLPLYHDMGLIGCVLSALYYPGQLVLIPPEVFLARPALWLRAMSRHKGFISPAPNFAYGLCLKRVKDSDLEGVDLSSWKHALNGAEPVSADTLRRFAQRFERWGFSARALRPVYGLSEASLAVAFPPESRGPRTLGVDPGVLARESRVEEGTRELVSVGAPVAGFEVEVRDGMGVALPERRVGRVFARGPSLMSGYFGDEEATGRTLSADGWLDTGDLGFLEDGELYLTGRAKDVVIIRGANHAPQAFEEPLQSVDGVRTGCAVALGFTPEGGEDEALLILAERAGPDAGEEVEERIRAAVVEATGVRPHTVRLLEPGTLPRTSSGKLRRAEALRRYLAGELAPPKKVGMVGMAVEMAKSALAMARAEHDT
- a CDS encoding NAD(P)/FAD-dependent oxidoreductase, coding for MKRYDVAVVGGGPAGLAVAITTTARGLNTVVLERATAPVDKACGEGLMPPGLAALDRLGALALLDRQESSPFVGIRYVQEDGTTAEGLLPGPGGLGVRRVALASALVARARAVGVELRERTQVLAHRRTGDGVTLDTPDGPVEARMLVAADGLGSPLRRAEGLEVESSGPRRFGLRRHFQVEPWTPYVEVHFADGVEAYVTPAGARRVGLAFLWEDGVVEGRVGFDTLLARFPRLAERLSGVTPDSQVRGAGPLARVATARVADRFALVGDAAGYVDALTGEGLSLAFTCAESLGTLLPDALAKGATRDALQPYERCFQRVFRKYAWTTHALLMLARRPRLRRPVVRLLGRSPWLFERILHAVVA